The Cucurbita pepo subsp. pepo cultivar mu-cu-16 chromosome LG08, ASM280686v2, whole genome shotgun sequence genome contains a region encoding:
- the LOC111801112 gene encoding translin, protein MNSALRNAYFIFSHSLNPTSNPNRFPLILSLHSLQSIAVSRLPLRIERQQQPYRSPRFSSFCSSSSMAGADADAPAASSSVEKQFVDFRAQLEDSGSLRDRIRSVAMEIESSTRLMQASLLLVHQSRLAPEVLEKPKVQVGLLKSLYKRLAEILRESPGLYYRYHGDWRSETQTAVSLLAFIHWLETGELLLHPEAEEKLGLNESDFTLDVEDYLIGICFMSNELPRYVVNQVTVGDYDCPRKVLKFFTDLHAAFRMLNLRNDFLRKKFDGMKYDLRRVEEVYYDVKIRGLSATRD, encoded by the exons ATGAACTCAGCGCTTCGAAATGCTTACTTCATTTTCTCTCACTCCTTAAACCCTACTTCAAACCCTAACAGATTTCCCCTGATCCTTTCCTTACATTCGCTTCAATCCATTGCTGTTTCTCGTCTTCCATTGCGGATCGAGCGTCAACAACAACCCTATCGCTCGCCccgtttttcttctttctgttCCTCCTCTTCAATGGCTGGCGCCGACGCCGACGCACCTGCCGCATCTTCTTCTGTGGAGAAGCAATTCGTGGATTTTAGAGCTCAGCTAGAAGATTCTGGAAGCTTACGCGACCGAATTCGAAGTGTGGCCATGGAGATCGAGTCATCCACGAGGCTCATGCAGGCTAGCTTGCTTCTGGTTCATCAGTCTCGTCTGGCTCCTG AGGTTCTTGAAAAGCCAAAAGTGCAGGTTGGTTTATTGAAATCGCTCTACAAGCGACTGGCTGAAATTCTTCGTGAGAGCCCTGGTCTTTACTATAG GTACCACGGAGACTGGAGGAGTGAGACGCAGACAGCTGTTTCACTGCTTGCTTTTATTCATTGGCTAGAAACAGGGGAACTTCTTTTGCACCCCGAAGCTGAGGAAAAACTTGGGT TAAATGAATCTGATTTCACTTTGGATGTTGAAGACTATCTTATTG GAATATGTTTCATGTCCAATGAATTG CCACGATATGTTGTCAACCAAGTGACAGTTGGAGACTATGATTGTCCAAGAAAGGTGCTCAAATTTTTTACTGATCTTCATGCAGCCTTCCGTATGCTTAATCTTCGCAATGATTTTCTCCGCAAAAAATTTGATG GCATGAAGTATGACTTGCGAAGAGTTGAAGAAGTATACTACGATGTTAAGATCCGAGGTTTATCAGCAACTCGAGACTAA
- the LOC111801006 gene encoding uncharacterized protein LOC111801006 isoform X1, translated as MVPSGYEADVIGWGRRLFDDDSVFNSGYYGEMTTVDDHYPGNYYRDHYNLEHNSVENDEIIARTLQENLSQLSITDSSRYPVEREEPLQGSMYTIGWHNSFPRNNNSVLIVESISSPEEDFETHDPPTSCSSLGDENFYSHAVDGEELWRFNQMIPVPHVPRINGEIPSVDEAASDHERLLNRLQVYDFVERKVQGDGNCQFRALSDQLYGTPDNHELVRQKVVDQLMSHPEVYEGYVPMAYVDYLEKMSRNGEWGDHVTLQAAVDSYGVRIFVITSFKDTCCIEILPNSQKTKGVIFLSFWAEVHYNSIHPQGGMPSTGDSPPCELRKKKRWWKFGNKH; from the exons ATGGTTCCTTCTGGTTATGAAGCGGATGTTATTGGGTGGGGTCGTCGTCTTTTTGATGATGATTCAGTTTTTAATTCTGGGTATTACGGTGAGATGACAACCGTAGATGACCATTACCCTGGGAATTATTACAGAGATCATTACAATTTAGAACACAATTCTGTGGAGAATGATGAGATTATTGCTAGAACTCTGCAAGAAAACTTGTCACAGTTATCAATTACAGACTCCTCTAGATACCCAGTTGAAAGAGAGGAGCCATTGCAAGGATCCATGTATACAATTGGTTGGCATAATTCATTTCCTAGGAATAACAATTCAG TTCTTATTGTAGAGAGTATTTCTTCTCCTGAGGAAGATTTTGAAACTCATGATCCTCCCACTTCATGTTCTAGTCTTGGGGATGAGAACTTCTATTCACATGCTGTTGATGGTGAAGAACTCTGGAGATTCAATCAAATGATTCCTGTTCCT CATGTTCCTAGAATTAACGGAGAAATTCCTTCAGTTGATGAAGCTGCTTCTGATCATGAAAGGCTGCTGAACAG ATTACAAGTGTATGACTTTGTTGAACGAAAGGTTCAAGGTGATGGCAATTGTCAG TTTCGTGCATTATCTGATCAATTATATGGAACACCTGACAATCACGAACTCGTGAGACAGAAAGTTGTAGATCAG CTTATGTCACATCCAGAGGTTTACGAGGGATATGTCCCGATGGCGTATGTTGATTACTTGGAGAAGATGTCCAG GAACGGTGAATGGGGTGATCATGTCACATTACAGGCAGCCGTGGATTCG TATGGCGTGCGAATATTCGTTATAACTTCTTTCAAGGATACCTGCTGCATAGAGATTCTTCCAAATTCtcagaagacaaaaggag TAattttcttgagtttttgGGCAGAGGTGCATTACAACTCAATTCATCCTCAAGGAG GTATGCCATCAACTGGAGATTCCCCACCCTGTGAgttgagaaagaagaaaagatggtGGAAATTTGGAAATAAGCATTGA
- the LOC111799568 gene encoding 29 kDa ribonucleoprotein, chloroplastic-like: MAASATFLTLSSLTPKTLSFSNPKFGLFSLNPSSIGFRSNPISISALVLRSDRVSPAFFSRFVRNVAVSSDFDQEEDVLDVDGDDSSYAPDLQLFVGNLPFTIDSAQLAGLFESAGQVERVEVIYDKMTGRSRGFGFVTMSNVAEAEAAAQQFNGYELEGRPLRVNYGPPPPKRDDSSFRSSKNASTFDNSNCVHVSNLAWGVDDLTLENLFREQGNVVKAKVVYDRDSGRSRGFGFVTYSSAEEVNNAIQSLDGVDLNGRSIRVTQAEARLPRRQF, from the exons ATGGCTGCCTCTGCGACGTTCCTCACGCTTTCATCCCTAACCCCTAAAACCCTATCTTTTTCTAACCCTAAATTCGGACTTTTCTCGCTCAATCCATCTTCCATTGGCTTTCGGTCGAATCCGATTTCCATATCCGCTTTGGTTCTTCGTTCTGATAGGGTTTCTCCGGCGTTCTTCTCACGATTCGTTAGAAATGTTGCTGTCTCATCCGATTTTGACCAGGAGGAAGATGTCCTCGACGTCGATGGAGATGATTCCAGCTACGCTCCTGATCTCCAACTCTTCGTCGGAAATCTTCCTTTCACTATTGACAGTGCTCAACTCGCCGGTTTATTCGAAAGCGCCGGACAAGTTGAGAGGGTCGAg GTGATTTACGACAAGATGACGGGACGAAGCAGGGGATTTGGTTTTGTCACTATGTCGAATGTTGCAGAGGCTGAAGCAGCTGCTCAACAATTTAATGGCTAT GAACTCGAGGGTAGACCACTGAGGGTAAATTATGGACCCCCTCCACCAAAAAGGGACGATTCCTCTTTTAGGAGTTCAAAAAATGCTTCAACGTTTGATAACTCCAATTGTGTTCATGTGAGTAACCTCGCTTGGGGTGTTGATGATCTTACACTTGAGAACTTGTTTAGGGAACAAGGCAATGTTGTGAAGGCAAAAGTAGTTTATGACCGTGATAGCGGAAGATCTAGGGGGTTCGGTTTCGTAACATATAGTTCAGCAGAGGAAGTAAACAATGCCATTCAGTCCTTGGATGGAGTT GACTTGAATGGAAGATCCATCCGAGTGACCCAAGCAGAAGCAAGGCTGCCTAGGCGCCAGTTTTGA
- the LOC111801006 gene encoding uncharacterized protein LOC111801006 isoform X2 — translation MVPSGYEADVIGWGRRLFDDDSVFNSGYYGEMTTVDDHYPGNYYRDHYNLEHNSVENDEIIARTLQENLSQLSITDSSRYPVEREEPLQGSMYTIGWHNSFPRNNNSESISSPEEDFETHDPPTSCSSLGDENFYSHAVDGEELWRFNQMIPVPHVPRINGEIPSVDEAASDHERLLNRLQVYDFVERKVQGDGNCQFRALSDQLYGTPDNHELVRQKVVDQLMSHPEVYEGYVPMAYVDYLEKMSRNGEWGDHVTLQAAVDSYGVRIFVITSFKDTCCIEILPNSQKTKGVIFLSFWAEVHYNSIHPQGGMPSTGDSPPCELRKKKRWWKFGNKH, via the exons ATGGTTCCTTCTGGTTATGAAGCGGATGTTATTGGGTGGGGTCGTCGTCTTTTTGATGATGATTCAGTTTTTAATTCTGGGTATTACGGTGAGATGACAACCGTAGATGACCATTACCCTGGGAATTATTACAGAGATCATTACAATTTAGAACACAATTCTGTGGAGAATGATGAGATTATTGCTAGAACTCTGCAAGAAAACTTGTCACAGTTATCAATTACAGACTCCTCTAGATACCCAGTTGAAAGAGAGGAGCCATTGCAAGGATCCATGTATACAATTGGTTGGCATAATTCATTTCCTAGGAATAACAATTCAG AGAGTATTTCTTCTCCTGAGGAAGATTTTGAAACTCATGATCCTCCCACTTCATGTTCTAGTCTTGGGGATGAGAACTTCTATTCACATGCTGTTGATGGTGAAGAACTCTGGAGATTCAATCAAATGATTCCTGTTCCT CATGTTCCTAGAATTAACGGAGAAATTCCTTCAGTTGATGAAGCTGCTTCTGATCATGAAAGGCTGCTGAACAG ATTACAAGTGTATGACTTTGTTGAACGAAAGGTTCAAGGTGATGGCAATTGTCAG TTTCGTGCATTATCTGATCAATTATATGGAACACCTGACAATCACGAACTCGTGAGACAGAAAGTTGTAGATCAG CTTATGTCACATCCAGAGGTTTACGAGGGATATGTCCCGATGGCGTATGTTGATTACTTGGAGAAGATGTCCAG GAACGGTGAATGGGGTGATCATGTCACATTACAGGCAGCCGTGGATTCG TATGGCGTGCGAATATTCGTTATAACTTCTTTCAAGGATACCTGCTGCATAGAGATTCTTCCAAATTCtcagaagacaaaaggag TAattttcttgagtttttgGGCAGAGGTGCATTACAACTCAATTCATCCTCAAGGAG GTATGCCATCAACTGGAGATTCCCCACCCTGTGAgttgagaaagaagaaaagatggtGGAAATTTGGAAATAAGCATTGA
- the LOC111800646 gene encoding adenosine kinase 2-like, producing the protein MAYERILLGMGNPLLDISAVVDDEFLRRYDIKLNDAILAEEKHLPMYEELANKPNVEYIAGGATQNSIKVAQWMLQHPGATSYIGCIGKDKYGEEMKKNSISAGVNVQYYEVDSTPTGTCAVCVVGGERSLIANLSAANCYKSDHLKKPENWALVEKAKYFYIAGFFLTVSPDSVQIVAEHAAANKKYFSMNLSAPFICEFFKDALEKVLPYMDIIFGNETEARTFSKVQGWETENVEEIALKIAQWPKASETRKRIAVITQGPDPVVVAEDGKVKKFPVILLPKEKLVDTNGAGDAFVGGFLSQLVQEKPIEDCVKAGIYASNVIIQRSGCTFPEKPDFK; encoded by the exons ATGGCGTACGAGAGGATCCTCTTGGGAATGGGCAATCCTCTTCTCGACATCTCAGCTGTCGTCGATGATGAGTTTTTGAGGAG ATACGACATCAAGCTGAACGATGCTATCCTTGCAGAGGAGAAACATCTTCCAAT gTATGAAGAATTGGCAAATAAGCCTAATGTGGAGTACATTGCTGGAG GTGCTACACAGAACTCGATCAAAGTCGCTCAG TGGATGCTCCAACATCCTGGTGCAACAAGCTATATCGGTTGCATTGGGAAAGACAAATACGGGgaggagatgaagaaaaactCGATAAGTGCAGGTGTTAAT GTTCAATATTATGAGGTTGATTCTACACCAACAGGAACCTGTGCTGTATGTGTGGTGGGTGGTGAAAG GTCGCTTATTGCCAATTTGTCTGCCGCAAATTGCTACAAGTCAGATCATTTGAAAAAACCTGAAAATTGGGCATTAG TTGAAAAGGCCAAGTATTTCTACATTGCTGGGTTTTTCCTTACCGTATCACCAGACTCCGTGCAGATTGTGGCCGAACACGCGGCTGCAAACAAAAAG TATTTCTCAATGAATCTGTCTGCTCCCTTTATCTGCGAGTTTTTCAAGGATGCACTGGAGAAAGTTTTACC GTATATGGACATCATTTTTGGTAACGAAACCGAAGCAAGGACATTCTCGAAAGTTCAGGGTTGGGAG ACTGAGAATGTCGAGGAGATAGCGCTAAAGATTGCTCAGTGGCCAAAAGCATCAGAAACACGCAAGAGGATTGCTGTTATTACTCAAGGTCCAGATCCAGTTGTAGTTGCTGAGGATGGAAAAGTTAAGAAGTTCCCAGTTATTTTGTTGCCAAAAGAGAAACTTGTCGACACAAATGGAGCAG GAGATGCGTTCGTAGGAGGATTTCTATCTCAGTTGGTGCAAGAAAAACCCATCGAGGACTGTGTAAAAGCTGGGATTTATGCATCAAATGTCATCATACAAAGGTCTGGCTGCACATTCCCTGAGAAGCCTGATTTTAAATGA
- the LOC111801158 gene encoding uncharacterized protein LOC111801158 isoform X2, whose translation MPLAPPFEGRLIPILRIKITLILCSISTLSLCFPIIRRLIPCFRRRELTPLRWWTRGIRRTPHPPPAMADNHPRLDNLRSTAQLLKEATASFTSNLFTFLFLSLLILSFRVVVENGTQYVTSFIDRDPSLKALLSRLDIAGEQRLLHSPEDPAMSGAVAHRQRRQRRRPFLHLTRVGTLGDDIFSGDGDDERSLLGTNRNHLPNASFVFFTQFSSISGFSDLVVDDGIRVSEVVHPGMRFKDMSSSFANDKETSDDQEENDRRLEEENVHQDMDRLVDLQFFVKGLELGRRDAAALFFFVSFLSAAYIWVMLGFLVTYSWASGIVFIAVLNDLTHRFGSFVGMVWHGSKLGFKRLSGFILMRWAVRDALTQLLGLWYFGEIEDQYSFFKLFVRLKLMPFSIMSPWIRGYEKEISGFLFAWFLLDTLVAFIFAVDAWVVIVDARRSGREILTEGCYLILTMLNQAIQIKCLEAICCGSFMRWALARVCGKHVAMFFQSVGEVYFMVVWLIFYFAARCRDAKVQGQRFGRRELEGLIEGVR comes from the exons ATGCCATTGGCACCACCGTTCGAAGGTCGTCTAATCCCTATTTTGAGAATCAAAATCACTCTTATACTCTGCTCCATttcaactctctctctctgttttccgATCATCCGCCGGCTAATTCCTTGTTTCCGGCGCCGGGAACTCACACCCTTACGGTGGTGGACGAGAGGTATCCGGCGAACCCCACACCCCCCGCCCGCCATGGCCGACAATCATCCTCGCCTCGATAACCTCCGCAGTACGGCCCAGCTTCTCAAAGAAGCTACCGCCTCCTTCACATCTAATCTCTTcaccttccttttcctttcccttCTCATCCTCTCCTTCCGCGTTGTCGTCGAAAATGGCACCCAATATGTCACCTCCTTCATCGACCGCGACCCTTCTCTTAAGGCTCTTCTTTCTCGCCTTGACATTGCAGGGGAGCAACGCCTCCTCCACTCACCCGAGGACCCTGCCATGTCTGGGGCTGTTGCCCATCGCCAACGTCGCCAGCGTCGCCGGCCTTTTCTGCATCTTACCCGCGTCGGAACCCTAGGTGACGATATCTTCTCCGGAGATGGGGATGACGAGCGTAGCCTCTTAGGGACCAATCGGAATCACCTACCTAACGCCAGTTTCGTGTTTTTTACCCAATTCAGTTCGATCTCAGGGTTCTCAGATCTGGTCGTTGACGatggaattagggtttcggaAGTTGTTCATCCGGGAATGCGATTCAAGGATATGAGTTCATCTTTTGCTAATGATAAGGAAACTTCTGATGATCAGGAAGAAAACGATAGAAGACTTGAAGAGGAAAATGTTCATCAGGACATGGATAGGCTTGTAGATTTGCAATTTTTCGTCAAAGGATTGGAACTTGGACGTCGGGACGCTGCAGCGCTGTTCTTCTTTGTGAGTTTTCTATCTGCTGCATATATCTGGGTGATGCTTGGCTTTCTTGTCACATATTCATGGGCTTCAGGCATTGTGTTCATCGCTGTTCTTAACGATCTAACACACAGATTTGGTTCATTTGTTGGTATGGTATGGCATGGATCAAAATTGGGGTTCAAGAGGCTTTCTGGGTTTATCTTGATGAGATGGGCAGTGCGAGATGCACTAACCCAGCTCCTTGGATTATGGTATTTTGGTGAAATTGAAGAtcaatattcatttttcaagCTATTTGTTCGGTTGAAGTTGATGCCATTTTCCATAATGTCACCATGGATTCGTGGGTATGAGAAAGAGATCTCTGGGTTTCTGTTTGCTTGGTTTTTGCTAGATACTCTTGTTGCATTCATCTTTGCAGTGGATGCATGGGTTGTGATTGTGGATGCAAGGCGTAGTGGTAGAGAGATCTTAACAGAAGGTTGTTATTTGATACTCACAATGCTAAACCAAGCTATTCAAATCAAGTGCTTGGAAGCCATTTGTTGTGGGTCTTTCATGAGATGGGCACTTGCAAGAGTTTGTGGGAAACATGTTGCCATGTTTTTTCAGTCAGTGGGAGAGGTGTATTTCATGGTGGTATGGCTAATCTTCTACTTTGCTGCTAGGTGTAGGGATGCCAAAGTGCAGGGACAGAG GTTTGGGCGTAGAGAGCTGGAGGGCTTGATCGAGGGGGTTAGATAA
- the LOC111801158 gene encoding uncharacterized protein LOC111801158 isoform X1 produces MPLAPPFEGRLIPILRIKITLILCSISTLSLCFPIIRRLIPCFRRRELTPLRWWTRGIRRTPHPPPAMADNHPRLDNLRSTAQLLKEATASFTSNLFTFLFLSLLILSFRVVVENGTQYVTSFIDRDPSLKALLSRLDIAGEQRLLHSPEDPAMSGAVAHRQRRQRRRPFLHLTRVGTLGDDIFSGDGDDERSLLGTNRNHLPNASFVFFTQFSSISGFSDLVVDDGIRVSEVVHPGMRFKDMSSSFANDKETSDDQEENDRRLEEENVHQDMDRLVDLQFFVKGLELGRRDAAALFFFVSFLSAAYIWVMLGFLVTYSWASGIVFIAVLNDLTHRFGSFVGMVWHGSKLGFKRLSGFILMRWAVRDALTQLLGLWYFGEIEDQYSFFKLFVRLKLMPFSIMSPWIRGYEKEISGFLFAWFLLDTLVAFIFAVDAWVVIVDARRSGREILTEGCYLILTMLNQAIQIKCLEAICCGSFMRWALARVCGKHVAMFFQSVGEVYFMVVWLIFYFAARCRDAKVQGQRFGRRELEGLIEGLR; encoded by the coding sequence ATGCCATTGGCACCACCGTTCGAAGGTCGTCTAATCCCTATTTTGAGAATCAAAATCACTCTTATACTCTGCTCCATttcaactctctctctctgttttccgATCATCCGCCGGCTAATTCCTTGTTTCCGGCGCCGGGAACTCACACCCTTACGGTGGTGGACGAGAGGTATCCGGCGAACCCCACACCCCCCGCCCGCCATGGCCGACAATCATCCTCGCCTCGATAACCTCCGCAGTACGGCCCAGCTTCTCAAAGAAGCTACCGCCTCCTTCACATCTAATCTCTTcaccttccttttcctttcccttCTCATCCTCTCCTTCCGCGTTGTCGTCGAAAATGGCACCCAATATGTCACCTCCTTCATCGACCGCGACCCTTCTCTTAAGGCTCTTCTTTCTCGCCTTGACATTGCAGGGGAGCAACGCCTCCTCCACTCACCCGAGGACCCTGCCATGTCTGGGGCTGTTGCCCATCGCCAACGTCGCCAGCGTCGCCGGCCTTTTCTGCATCTTACCCGCGTCGGAACCCTAGGTGACGATATCTTCTCCGGAGATGGGGATGACGAGCGTAGCCTCTTAGGGACCAATCGGAATCACCTACCTAACGCCAGTTTCGTGTTTTTTACCCAATTCAGTTCGATCTCAGGGTTCTCAGATCTGGTCGTTGACGatggaattagggtttcggaAGTTGTTCATCCGGGAATGCGATTCAAGGATATGAGTTCATCTTTTGCTAATGATAAGGAAACTTCTGATGATCAGGAAGAAAACGATAGAAGACTTGAAGAGGAAAATGTTCATCAGGACATGGATAGGCTTGTAGATTTGCAATTTTTCGTCAAAGGATTGGAACTTGGACGTCGGGACGCTGCAGCGCTGTTCTTCTTTGTGAGTTTTCTATCTGCTGCATATATCTGGGTGATGCTTGGCTTTCTTGTCACATATTCATGGGCTTCAGGCATTGTGTTCATCGCTGTTCTTAACGATCTAACACACAGATTTGGTTCATTTGTTGGTATGGTATGGCATGGATCAAAATTGGGGTTCAAGAGGCTTTCTGGGTTTATCTTGATGAGATGGGCAGTGCGAGATGCACTAACCCAGCTCCTTGGATTATGGTATTTTGGTGAAATTGAAGAtcaatattcatttttcaagCTATTTGTTCGGTTGAAGTTGATGCCATTTTCCATAATGTCACCATGGATTCGTGGGTATGAGAAAGAGATCTCTGGGTTTCTGTTTGCTTGGTTTTTGCTAGATACTCTTGTTGCATTCATCTTTGCAGTGGATGCATGGGTTGTGATTGTGGATGCAAGGCGTAGTGGTAGAGAGATCTTAACAGAAGGTTGTTATTTGATACTCACAATGCTAAACCAAGCTATTCAAATCAAGTGCTTGGAAGCCATTTGTTGTGGGTCTTTCATGAGATGGGCACTTGCAAGAGTTTGTGGGAAACATGTTGCCATGTTTTTTCAGTCAGTGGGAGAGGTGTATTTCATGGTGGTATGGCTAATCTTCTACTTTGCTGCTAGGTGTAGGGATGCCAAAGTGCAGGGACAGAGGTTTGGGCGTAGAGAGCTGGAGGGCTTGATAGAGGGGCTTAGATAA